The following are from one region of the Candidatus Zixiibacteriota bacterium genome:
- a CDS encoding hydrolase, producing MLKADKAVLVVVDIQGKLATLMHNREVFYQNVIRMINGARALEIPILWNEQLPDKLGETIPEIKEVLRDKKPLIKKSFSCCGNPDFVDQLKQLKCKQVLLVGMETHICIYRTALDLLHDGYKVYLVTDAVASRVPENKQLGIEVIKERGGLMTSVEMALFEIFDTAEGDKFKQMVQIVK from the coding sequence ATGCTCAAAGCCGACAAAGCGGTCCTGGTGGTGGTCGATATTCAGGGGAAACTGGCAACCCTGATGCACAACAGGGAAGTTTTCTATCAAAATGTAATCAGGATGATTAATGGCGCCAGAGCGCTGGAGATTCCGATCCTCTGGAATGAACAACTTCCCGACAAGCTGGGTGAGACTATCCCGGAAATCAAAGAAGTCCTGAGAGATAAGAAACCGCTGATAAAAAAATCTTTCAGTTGCTGTGGCAATCCGGATTTTGTCGATCAGTTAAAACAACTCAAATGCAAACAGGTCCTTCTGGTCGGCATGGAAACCCATATCTGCATCTACCGCACGGCTCTTGATCTCCTGCATGATGGTTACAAAGTCTATCTGGTCACCGATGCCGTCGCTTCAAGGGTTCCTGAAAACAAGCAGTTGGGAATCGAAGTCATCAAAGAGCGCGGCGGCCTTATGACCAGTGTCGAAATGGCCCTGTTTGAGATATTCGACACGGCCGAGGGGGATAAATTCAAGCAGATGGTGCAAATCGTTAAATAA
- a CDS encoding GNAT family N-acetyltransferase has product MHNIRYTDNPENIEPEMLQGFFVGWPKPPTPEKHLEILKNSYAVVLAVDENTEQVVGFINAVGDGILCAYLPLLEVLPEYQKCGIGGELVQRMVEKLNRLYMIDLVCDESLVDFYRKHGLKPHRAMMIRNFDRQSGEA; this is encoded by the coding sequence ATGCATAATATTAGATATACAGACAATCCAGAAAATATTGAACCGGAAATGCTTCAAGGTTTTTTTGTCGGATGGCCCAAACCGCCCACCCCGGAGAAACATCTCGAAATACTGAAAAACAGCTATGCGGTGGTACTGGCTGTCGATGAAAACACCGAGCAGGTGGTCGGATTTATCAACGCTGTTGGCGATGGAATCTTGTGCGCCTATCTACCGCTTCTGGAGGTCCTGCCGGAATACCAGAAATGCGGGATAGGGGGCGAATTGGTCCAGCGGATGGTGGAGAAACTGAACCGGTTATATATGATTGATCTGGTTTGCGATGAGTCGCTAGTGGATTTTTACCGGAAACACGGGCTAAAACCGCACCGGGCCATGATGATTCGCAATTTCGACCGGCAATCGGGTGAAGCCTGA